The following coding sequences lie in one Musa acuminata AAA Group cultivar baxijiao chromosome BXJ1-8, Cavendish_Baxijiao_AAA, whole genome shotgun sequence genomic window:
- the LOC103972876 gene encoding cullin-3A, with the protein MSAQKKRNFKIEAFKHRVELDPNYAERTWRVLEHAIHEIYNHNASGLSFEELYRNAYNMVLHKYGEKLYTGLVNTMTGHLKEIARSIESAQGGFFLEELNVKWGDHNKALQMIRDILMYMDRTFVHSSHKTPVHELGLNLWRDNIIHSSKIQSRLLDMLLDLIHRERTGEVINRGLMRNITKMLMDLGSSVYQEDFEKPFLEVSASFYSVESQQLIECCDCGEYLRKAERRLSEEIERVSHYLDVKSEVKITSVVEGEMIANHMQRLVHMENSGLVSMLVDDKYEDLSRMYNLFRRVPDGLSTIKDVMTSHLRDTGKQLVSDPEKLKDPVDFVQNLLDEKDKYDKIITKAFNNDKTFQNALNSSFEYFINLNNRSPEFISLYVDDKLRKGLKGVSEEDVEVVLDKVMMLFRYLQEKDVFEKYYKQHLAKRLLAGKSVSDDTERSMIVKLKTECGYQFTSKLEGMFTDMKTSVDTMQGFYTSQYSEIGDGPTLAVQVLTTGSWPTQPSAPCNLPAEILVICEKFRTYYLGTRTGRRLTWQTNMGTADIKATFGKGQRHELNVSTYQMCILMLFNSVDRLTYGEIEQATEIPPSDLKRCLQSLACVKGKNVLRKEPMSKDIAEDDAFYFNDKFTSKFIKVKIGTVAAQKESEPEKQETRQRVEEDRKPQIEAAIVRIMKSRRVLDHNTIVTEVTSQLQSRFLPNPVVIKKRIESLIEREFLERDKADRKLYRYLA; encoded by the exons ATGAGCGCCCAGAAGAAGCGCAACTTTAAGATCGAGGCGTTCAAGCACCGGGTCGAGCTCGACCCCAACTACGCCGAGAGGACATGGAGGGTGTTGGAGCACGCGATCCACGAGATTTACAACCACAACGCCAGCGGCCTCTCCTTCGAGGAGCTCTATAG GAATGCTTACAATATGGTTCTGCACAAGTATGGGGAAAAGCTTTACACTGGACTTGTGAACACTATGACAGGACATCTAAAAGAAATTGCAAGATCAATAGAATCTGCTCAGGGAGGTTTCTTTTTAGAGGAGCTTAATGTAAAATGGGGAGACCACAACAAGGCATTACAGATGATCCGAGACATACTGATGTACATGGATAGGACATTTGTTCACAGTAGTCACAAGACACCTGTTCATGAGCTTGGTCTTAATCTCTGGAGGGATAATATCATCCATTCCAGCAAAATCCAGTCTAGGCTACTGGATATGCTCCTTGACCTCATACATAGGGAGAGAACAGGCGAGGTAATAAATAGAGGGTTGATGAGGAATATAACAAAAATGCTAATGGATCTCGGATCTTCTGTGTATCAAGAAGATTTTGAGAAACCATTTCTAGAGGTCTCAGCTAGCTTTTACAGTGTAGAATCTCAACAACTAATTGAGTGCTGTGATTGTGGTGAGTACCTCAGGAAAGCTGAGAGACGTCTTAGTGAAGAGATAGAGAGGGTCTCACACTACTTAGATGTAAAAAGTGAAGTGAAAATAACTAGTGTAGTGGAGGGAGAGATGATTGCCAACCACATGCAGAGGCTGGTCCACATGGAGAATTCTGGTCTTGTGAGTATGCTTGTAGATGACAAGTATGAAGACTTAAGCAGAATGTACAACTTATTCCGCCGAGTTCCCGATGGGCTTTCAACTATTAAAGATGTGATGACTTCCCACCTTCGAGACACTGGAAAGCAGTTAGTAAGTGACCCTGAGAAATTAAAGGACCCAGTGGACTTTGTACAAAATCTTTTGGATGAGAAGGATAAGTATGATAAGATAATAACCAAAGCATTCAACAATGATAAGACATTCCAGAATGCTTTGAACTCTTCATTTGAATACTTTATTAACCTAAACAACAGGTCTCCTGAATTCATatcactttatgttgatgataagcTTCGTAAGGGGCTTAAAGGGGTAAGTGAAGAGGATGTAGAGGTAGTCCTGGACAAAGTGATGATGTTGTTTAGGTACTTGCAGGAGAAGGATGTATTTGAGAAATATTACAAACAACACTTGGCAAAGCGGCTTCTTGCAGGAAAATCTGTTTCTGATGATACAGAGAGGAGTATGATTGTTAAGCTCAAGACAGAATGTGGGTATCAGTTCACCTCTAAATTGGAAGGCATGTTTACAGACATGAAGACTTCCGTAGATACTATGCAAGGATTCTATACTAGTCAGTATTCTGAGATTGGAGATGGCCCCACCCTTGCTGTGCAAGTTCTTACAACTGGTTCATGGCCAACACAGCCTAGTGCACCTTGCAACCTTCCAGCTGAAATTCTTGTCATATGTGAGAAGTTCCGGACATATTATCTTGGGACGCGTACTGGGCGTAGATTGACATGGCAAACAAATATGGGTACAGCTGATATTAAGGCAACCTTTGGCAAGGGCCAGAGGCACGAGCTGAATGTTTCAACTTACCAAATGTGTATTCTTATGCTATTTAACTCTGTGGATCGGTTGACATACGGAGAAATAGAACAGGCCACAGAAATCCCACCTTCTGATCTGAAGCGTTGTCTTCAGTCTCTTGCTTGTGTCAAAGGTAAGAATGTCCTGCGCAAGGAGCCAATGAGCAAGGATATAGCTGAGGATGATGCTTTCTACTTCAATGACAAATTTACAAGCAAGTTTATCAAGGTGAAGATAGGAACTGTGGCAGCACAAAAGGAGTCAGAGCCAGAGAAGCAGGAGACTCGCCAAAGAGTGGAAGAAGATAGAAAACCTCAGATTGAAGCTGCAATTGTGAGGATTATGAAATCCAGAAGGGTATTAGATCATAACACCATTGTTACGGAGGTCACATCACAATTGCAATCTCGCTTCCTGCCAAACCCTGTTGTCATAAAAAAGCGAATTGAGTCTCTCATTGAACGTGAGTTTTTAGAAAGGGATAAAGCGGACAGAAAATTATATCGCTATCTTGCTTGA